One window from the genome of Macaca fascicularis isolate 582-1 chromosome 7, T2T-MFA8v1.1 encodes:
- the BAHD1 gene encoding bromo adjacent homology domain-containing 1 protein isoform X3 yields MTHTRRKSLPMLSSGPSGRREPLQMEDSNMEQGAEGVEPGMPESPGHLTGRRKNYPLRKRPLVPEKPKACKVLLTRLENVAGPRSADEADELPPDLPKPPSPAPSSEDPGLAQPRKRRLASLNAEALNNLLLEREDTGSLAGTRRSRAGDPHRSRDRDRATGGWSSSKKRPRLGDLGGGSRDLSPEPAPDEGPRRDGDPAPKRLASLNAAAFLKLSQERELPLRLPRAHAEVDGRSTEPPAPKAPRPKWPKVNGKNYPKAWQGASSGEATGPPGWQGCPDESWPSTTPRGPSIQPSHQPLSKALESPLGLRPHLPLLMGGQAALKPEPGRPGEESPAPKQELHQPSFPTPQLSPLPMPGNPADYSGLCVGPELTALGSFYLYCGQEGLQCGGYSPCPMLPEGKLSPVAAPQEEGLLLAPSSVPSGTPFQHPPWGSSRYCSSEDTGVNGYSICGVLPLSVTRAGTTCGGCPYKMPFAAEGCRSLSQLEFPLPEAGHPASPAHPLLGCPVPSVPPAAEPVPHLQTPTSEPQTVARACPQSAKPPSGSKSGLRTGSSCRHTARSKAARRPSHPKQPRVQRPRPRRRRRRRTNGWVPVGAACEKAVYVLDEPEPAIRKSYQAVERHGETIRVRDTVLLKSGPRKTSTPYVAKISALWENPESGELMMSLLWYYRPEHLQGGRSPSMHENEVFASRHQDQNSVACIEEKCYVLTFAEYCRFCAMAKRRGEGLPSRKTALVPPSADYSTPPHRTVPEDTDPELVFLCRHVYDFRHGRILKNPQ; encoded by the exons ATGACACACACTCGGAGAAAGTCTCTTCCCATGCTGAGTTCGGGCCCCAGTGGCCGCCGAGAGCCCCTGCAGATGGAAGACAGCAACATGGAGCAGGGGGCTGAGGGTGTGGAGCCAGGCATGCCTGAGAGCCCAGGTCACCTCACAGGGCGCCGCAAGAACTACCCACTTCGTAAGCGCCCATTGGTTCCTGAGAAGCCCAAGGCCTGCAAAGTGCTGCTGACTCGCCTGGAGAATGTGGCCGGTCCCCGGAGTGCAGATGAGGCTGATGAGCTACCGCCTGACCTGCCCAagccccccagcccagccccatccAGTGAGGACCCTGGCCTTGCCCAGCCCCGCAAGCGGCGCCTGGCCTCCCTCAATGCCGAAGCTCTCAATAACCTGCTGCTGGAGCGAGAGGACACCGGCAGCCTGGCCGGCACCCGCCGCAGCCGAGCGGGGGATCCCCACCGCAGCCGGGACCGGGACCGTGCTACTGGGGGCTGGTCCTCCTCCAAGAAGCGGCCCCGGCTGGGGGACCTTGGAGGAGGAAGTCGGGACCTGTCTCCAGAGCCAGCACCAGATGAAGGTCCCCGCCGAGATGGAGACCCAGCTCCCAAGAGACTGGCTAGCCTGAACGCAGCTGCTTTCCTAAAGCTGAGCCAGGAGCGGGAGCTACCCCTGCGTCTGCCTCGTGCCCATGCAGAAGTAGATGGGCGCTCCACTGAGCCCCCAGCACCCAAGGCCCCGAGGCCAAAGTGGCCCAAGGTCAATGGCAAGAACTATCCCAAGGCTTGGCAGGGGGCCAGCTCTGGGGAGGCTACAGGCCCACCCGGCTGGCAAGGCTGCCCTGATGAGTCATGGCCATCTACAACTCCTCGCGgaccatccatccagccatctcATCAGCCCCTGAGCAAGGCTCTGGAGAGCCCTTTGGGGCTGCGCCCTCACCTACCCCTGCTGATGGGTGGACAGGCGGCTCTGAAGCCAGAGCCTGGGCGCCCAGGCGAGGAGTCACCCGCCCCTAAGCAGGAACTGCATCAGCCCTCGTTCCCCACACCTCAGCTGTCTCCGCTGCCGATGCCTGGCAACCCCGCCGACTATAGTGGCCTATGTGTTGGGCCCGAGCTCACTGCACTAGGCAGCTTCTACCTGTACTGTGGCCAAGAGGGGCTGCAGTGTGGGGGCTACTCGCCCTGCCCCATGCTCCCTGAGGGCAAGCTATCCCCAGTGGCTGCACCTCAAGAAGAGGGGCTCCTCTTAGCCCCGAGCTCAGTGCCCTCAGGCACCCCTTTTCAGCACCCTCCCTGGGGCTCCTCTCGCTACTGCTCTAGTGAGGACACTGGAGTGAATGGCTACAGCATCTGCGGAGTGTTGCCCCTGTCTGTCACCCGCGCTGGCACTACCTGTGGCGGCTGCCCATACAAAATGCCTTTTGCAGCAG AAGGCTGCAGATCCCTGAGCCAGTTGGAATTTCCTCTCCCAGAAGCTGGCCACCCAGCCTCACCCGCCCACCCACTCCTGGGATGCCCTGTACCCAGTGTACCACCTGCAGCAGAGCCCGTCCCCCATCTTCAGACACCCACTTCGGAGCCTCAGACAGTAGCCCGTGCGTGCCCTCAGAGCGCCAAACCGCCCAGTGGTTCTAAGTCAGGTCTGCGCACGGGCTCCAGCTGCAGGCACACTGCAAGGAGCAAGGCAGCCCGCAGGCCCAGTCACCCCAAGCAGCCACGTGTCCAGCGCCCACGCCCTCGCCGCCGCCGTCGCCGCCGCACTAATGGCTGGGTACCTGTTGGGGCTGCCTGTGAGAAGGCCGTGTATGTCTTG GATGAGCCGGAACCAGCCATCCGAAAGAGCTACCAGGCGGTAGAGCGGCATGGGGAGACAATCCGAGTCCGGGACACTGTCCTCCTCAAGTCAGGCCCACGAAAGACCTCCACACCTTATGTGGCCAAGATCTCTGCCCTCTGGGAGAACCCCGAGTCAG gagagctgatgatgAGCCTCCTGTGGTATTACAGACCTGAGCACTTACAGGGAGGCCGCAGTCCCAGCATGCACGAG AATGAAGTCTTTGCATCGCGACATCAGGACCAGAACAGTGTGGCCTGCATTGAGGAGAAGTGCTATGTGCTGACTTTTGCCGAGTACTGCAG GTTCTGTGCCATGGCCAAGCGCCGAGGCGAAGGCCTTCCCAGCCGAAAGACAGCACTGGTTCCCCCCTCTGCAGActactccaccccaccccaccgcACAGTGCCAGAGGACACGGACCCTGAGCTGGTGTTCCTTTGCCGCCATGTCTATGACTTCCGCCACGGGCGCATCCTTAAGAACCCCCAGTAG
- the BAHD1 gene encoding bromo adjacent homology domain-containing 1 protein isoform X5 encodes MTHTRRKSLPMLSSGPSGRREPLQMEDSNMEQGAEGVEPGMPESPGHLTGRRKNYPLRKRPLVPEKPKACKVLLTRLENVAGPRSADEADELPPDLPKPPSPAPSSEDPGLAQPRKRRLASLNAEALNNLLLEREDTGSLAGTRRSRAGDPHRSRDRDRATGGWSSSKKRPRLGDLGGGSRDLSPEPAPDEGPRRDGDPAPKRLASLNAAAFLKLSQERELPLRLPRAHAEVDGRSTEPPAPKAPRPKWPKVNGKNYPKAWQGASSGEATGPPGWQGCPDESWPSTTPRGPSIQPSHQPLSKALESPLGLRPHLPLLMGGQAALKPEPGRPGEESPAPKQELHQPSFPTPQLSPLPMPGNPADYSGLCVGPELTALGSFYLYCGQEGLQCGGYSPCPMLPEGKLSPVAAPQEEGLLLAPSSVPSGTPFQHPPWGSSRYCSSEDTGVNGYSICGVLPLSVTRAGTTCGGCPYKMPFAAEGCRSLSQLEFPLPEAGHPASPAHPLLGCPVPSVPPAAEPVPHLQTPTSEPQTVARACPQSAKPPSGSKSGLRTGSSCRHTARSKAARRPSHPKQPRVQRPRPRRRRRRRTNGWVPVGAACEKAVYVLPLQNEVFASRHQDQNSVACIEEKCYVLTFAEYCRFCAMAKRRGEGLPSRKTALVPPSADYSTPPHRTVPEDTDPELVFLCRHVYDFRHGRILKNPQ; translated from the exons ATGACACACACTCGGAGAAAGTCTCTTCCCATGCTGAGTTCGGGCCCCAGTGGCCGCCGAGAGCCCCTGCAGATGGAAGACAGCAACATGGAGCAGGGGGCTGAGGGTGTGGAGCCAGGCATGCCTGAGAGCCCAGGTCACCTCACAGGGCGCCGCAAGAACTACCCACTTCGTAAGCGCCCATTGGTTCCTGAGAAGCCCAAGGCCTGCAAAGTGCTGCTGACTCGCCTGGAGAATGTGGCCGGTCCCCGGAGTGCAGATGAGGCTGATGAGCTACCGCCTGACCTGCCCAagccccccagcccagccccatccAGTGAGGACCCTGGCCTTGCCCAGCCCCGCAAGCGGCGCCTGGCCTCCCTCAATGCCGAAGCTCTCAATAACCTGCTGCTGGAGCGAGAGGACACCGGCAGCCTGGCCGGCACCCGCCGCAGCCGAGCGGGGGATCCCCACCGCAGCCGGGACCGGGACCGTGCTACTGGGGGCTGGTCCTCCTCCAAGAAGCGGCCCCGGCTGGGGGACCTTGGAGGAGGAAGTCGGGACCTGTCTCCAGAGCCAGCACCAGATGAAGGTCCCCGCCGAGATGGAGACCCAGCTCCCAAGAGACTGGCTAGCCTGAACGCAGCTGCTTTCCTAAAGCTGAGCCAGGAGCGGGAGCTACCCCTGCGTCTGCCTCGTGCCCATGCAGAAGTAGATGGGCGCTCCACTGAGCCCCCAGCACCCAAGGCCCCGAGGCCAAAGTGGCCCAAGGTCAATGGCAAGAACTATCCCAAGGCTTGGCAGGGGGCCAGCTCTGGGGAGGCTACAGGCCCACCCGGCTGGCAAGGCTGCCCTGATGAGTCATGGCCATCTACAACTCCTCGCGgaccatccatccagccatctcATCAGCCCCTGAGCAAGGCTCTGGAGAGCCCTTTGGGGCTGCGCCCTCACCTACCCCTGCTGATGGGTGGACAGGCGGCTCTGAAGCCAGAGCCTGGGCGCCCAGGCGAGGAGTCACCCGCCCCTAAGCAGGAACTGCATCAGCCCTCGTTCCCCACACCTCAGCTGTCTCCGCTGCCGATGCCTGGCAACCCCGCCGACTATAGTGGCCTATGTGTTGGGCCCGAGCTCACTGCACTAGGCAGCTTCTACCTGTACTGTGGCCAAGAGGGGCTGCAGTGTGGGGGCTACTCGCCCTGCCCCATGCTCCCTGAGGGCAAGCTATCCCCAGTGGCTGCACCTCAAGAAGAGGGGCTCCTCTTAGCCCCGAGCTCAGTGCCCTCAGGCACCCCTTTTCAGCACCCTCCCTGGGGCTCCTCTCGCTACTGCTCTAGTGAGGACACTGGAGTGAATGGCTACAGCATCTGCGGAGTGTTGCCCCTGTCTGTCACCCGCGCTGGCACTACCTGTGGCGGCTGCCCATACAAAATGCCTTTTGCAGCAG AAGGCTGCAGATCCCTGAGCCAGTTGGAATTTCCTCTCCCAGAAGCTGGCCACCCAGCCTCACCCGCCCACCCACTCCTGGGATGCCCTGTACCCAGTGTACCACCTGCAGCAGAGCCCGTCCCCCATCTTCAGACACCCACTTCGGAGCCTCAGACAGTAGCCCGTGCGTGCCCTCAGAGCGCCAAACCGCCCAGTGGTTCTAAGTCAGGTCTGCGCACGGGCTCCAGCTGCAGGCACACTGCAAGGAGCAAGGCAGCCCGCAGGCCCAGTCACCCCAAGCAGCCACGTGTCCAGCGCCCACGCCCTCGCCGCCGCCGTCGCCGCCGCACTAATGGCTGGGTACCTGTTGGGGCTGCCTGTGAGAAGGCCGTGTATGTCTTG CCCTTGCAGAATGAAGTCTTTGCATCGCGACATCAGGACCAGAACAGTGTGGCCTGCATTGAGGAGAAGTGCTATGTGCTGACTTTTGCCGAGTACTGCAG GTTCTGTGCCATGGCCAAGCGCCGAGGCGAAGGCCTTCCCAGCCGAAAGACAGCACTGGTTCCCCCCTCTGCAGActactccaccccaccccaccgcACAGTGCCAGAGGACACGGACCCTGAGCTGGTGTTCCTTTGCCGCCATGTCTATGACTTCCGCCACGGGCGCATCCTTAAGAACCCCCAGTAG
- the BAHD1 gene encoding bromo adjacent homology domain-containing 1 protein isoform X8, which yields MTHTRRKSLPMLSSGPSGRREPLQMEDSNMEQGAEGVEPGMPESPGHLTGRRKNYPLRKRPLVPEKPKACKVLLTRLENVAGPRSADEADELPPDLPKPPSPAPSSEDPGLAQPRKRRLASLNAEALNNLLLEREDTGSLAGTRRSRAGDPHRSRDRDRATGGWSSSKKRPRLGDLGGGSRDLSPEPAPDEGPRRDGDPAPKRLASLNAAAFLKLSQERELPLRLPRAHAEVDGRSTEPPAPKAPRPKWPKVNGKNYPKAWQGASSGEATGPPGWQGCPDESWPSTTPRGPSIQPSHQPLSKALESPLGLRPHLPLLMGGQAALKPEPGRPGEESPAPKQELHQPSFPTPQLSPLPMPGNPADYSGLCVGPELTALGSFYLYCGQEGLQCGGYSPCPMLPEGKLSPVAAPQEEGLLLAPSSVPSGTPFQHPPWGSSRYCSSEDTGVNGYSICGVLPLSVTRAGTTCGGCPYKMPFAAGCRSLSQLEFPLPEAGHPASPAHPLLGCPVPSVPPAAEPVPHLQTPTSEPQTVARACPQSAKPPSGSKSGLRTGSSCRHTARSKAARRPSHPKQPRVQRPRPRRRRRRRTNGWVPVGAACEKAVYVLNEVFASRHQDQNSVACIEEKCYVLTFAEYCRFCAMAKRRGEGLPSRKTALVPPSADYSTPPHRTVPEDTDPELVFLCRHVYDFRHGRILKNPQ from the exons ATGACACACACTCGGAGAAAGTCTCTTCCCATGCTGAGTTCGGGCCCCAGTGGCCGCCGAGAGCCCCTGCAGATGGAAGACAGCAACATGGAGCAGGGGGCTGAGGGTGTGGAGCCAGGCATGCCTGAGAGCCCAGGTCACCTCACAGGGCGCCGCAAGAACTACCCACTTCGTAAGCGCCCATTGGTTCCTGAGAAGCCCAAGGCCTGCAAAGTGCTGCTGACTCGCCTGGAGAATGTGGCCGGTCCCCGGAGTGCAGATGAGGCTGATGAGCTACCGCCTGACCTGCCCAagccccccagcccagccccatccAGTGAGGACCCTGGCCTTGCCCAGCCCCGCAAGCGGCGCCTGGCCTCCCTCAATGCCGAAGCTCTCAATAACCTGCTGCTGGAGCGAGAGGACACCGGCAGCCTGGCCGGCACCCGCCGCAGCCGAGCGGGGGATCCCCACCGCAGCCGGGACCGGGACCGTGCTACTGGGGGCTGGTCCTCCTCCAAGAAGCGGCCCCGGCTGGGGGACCTTGGAGGAGGAAGTCGGGACCTGTCTCCAGAGCCAGCACCAGATGAAGGTCCCCGCCGAGATGGAGACCCAGCTCCCAAGAGACTGGCTAGCCTGAACGCAGCTGCTTTCCTAAAGCTGAGCCAGGAGCGGGAGCTACCCCTGCGTCTGCCTCGTGCCCATGCAGAAGTAGATGGGCGCTCCACTGAGCCCCCAGCACCCAAGGCCCCGAGGCCAAAGTGGCCCAAGGTCAATGGCAAGAACTATCCCAAGGCTTGGCAGGGGGCCAGCTCTGGGGAGGCTACAGGCCCACCCGGCTGGCAAGGCTGCCCTGATGAGTCATGGCCATCTACAACTCCTCGCGgaccatccatccagccatctcATCAGCCCCTGAGCAAGGCTCTGGAGAGCCCTTTGGGGCTGCGCCCTCACCTACCCCTGCTGATGGGTGGACAGGCGGCTCTGAAGCCAGAGCCTGGGCGCCCAGGCGAGGAGTCACCCGCCCCTAAGCAGGAACTGCATCAGCCCTCGTTCCCCACACCTCAGCTGTCTCCGCTGCCGATGCCTGGCAACCCCGCCGACTATAGTGGCCTATGTGTTGGGCCCGAGCTCACTGCACTAGGCAGCTTCTACCTGTACTGTGGCCAAGAGGGGCTGCAGTGTGGGGGCTACTCGCCCTGCCCCATGCTCCCTGAGGGCAAGCTATCCCCAGTGGCTGCACCTCAAGAAGAGGGGCTCCTCTTAGCCCCGAGCTCAGTGCCCTCAGGCACCCCTTTTCAGCACCCTCCCTGGGGCTCCTCTCGCTACTGCTCTAGTGAGGACACTGGAGTGAATGGCTACAGCATCTGCGGAGTGTTGCCCCTGTCTGTCACCCGCGCTGGCACTACCTGTGGCGGCTGCCCATACAAAATGCCTTTTGCAGCAG GCTGCAGATCCCTGAGCCAGTTGGAATTTCCTCTCCCAGAAGCTGGCCACCCAGCCTCACCCGCCCACCCACTCCTGGGATGCCCTGTACCCAGTGTACCACCTGCAGCAGAGCCCGTCCCCCATCTTCAGACACCCACTTCGGAGCCTCAGACAGTAGCCCGTGCGTGCCCTCAGAGCGCCAAACCGCCCAGTGGTTCTAAGTCAGGTCTGCGCACGGGCTCCAGCTGCAGGCACACTGCAAGGAGCAAGGCAGCCCGCAGGCCCAGTCACCCCAAGCAGCCACGTGTCCAGCGCCCACGCCCTCGCCGCCGCCGTCGCCGCCGCACTAATGGCTGGGTACCTGTTGGGGCTGCCTGTGAGAAGGCCGTGTATGTCTTG AATGAAGTCTTTGCATCGCGACATCAGGACCAGAACAGTGTGGCCTGCATTGAGGAGAAGTGCTATGTGCTGACTTTTGCCGAGTACTGCAG GTTCTGTGCCATGGCCAAGCGCCGAGGCGAAGGCCTTCCCAGCCGAAAGACAGCACTGGTTCCCCCCTCTGCAGActactccaccccaccccaccgcACAGTGCCAGAGGACACGGACCCTGAGCTGGTGTTCCTTTGCCGCCATGTCTATGACTTCCGCCACGGGCGCATCCTTAAGAACCCCCAGTAG
- the BAHD1 gene encoding bromo adjacent homology domain-containing 1 protein isoform X7, whose amino-acid sequence MTHTRRKSLPMLSSGPSGRREPLQMEDSNMEQGAEGVEPGMPESPGHLTGRRKNYPLRKRPLVPEKPKACKVLLTRLENVAGPRSADEADELPPDLPKPPSPAPSSEDPGLAQPRKRRLASLNAEALNNLLLEREDTGSLAGTRRSRAGDPHRSRDRDRATGGWSSSKKRPRLGDLGGGSRDLSPEPAPDEGPRRDGDPAPKRLASLNAAAFLKLSQERELPLRLPRAHAEVDGRSTEPPAPKAPRPKWPKVNGKNYPKAWQGASSGEATGPPGWQGCPDESWPSTTPRGPSIQPSHQPLSKALESPLGLRPHLPLLMGGQAALKPEPGRPGEESPAPKQELHQPSFPTPQLSPLPMPGNPADYSGLCVGPELTALGSFYLYCGQEGLQCGGYSPCPMLPEGKLSPVAAPQEEGLLLAPSSVPSGTPFQHPPWGSSRYCSSEDTGVNGYSICGVLPLSVTRAGTTCGGCPYKMPFAAEGCRSLSQLEFPLPEAGHPASPAHPLLGCPVPSVPPAAEPVPHLQTPTSEPQTVARACPQSAKPPSGSKSGLRTGSSCRHTARSKAARRPSHPKQPRVQRPRPRRRRRRRTNGWVPVGAACEKAVYVLNEVFASRHQDQNSVACIEEKCYVLTFAEYCRFCAMAKRRGEGLPSRKTALVPPSADYSTPPHRTVPEDTDPELVFLCRHVYDFRHGRILKNPQ is encoded by the exons ATGACACACACTCGGAGAAAGTCTCTTCCCATGCTGAGTTCGGGCCCCAGTGGCCGCCGAGAGCCCCTGCAGATGGAAGACAGCAACATGGAGCAGGGGGCTGAGGGTGTGGAGCCAGGCATGCCTGAGAGCCCAGGTCACCTCACAGGGCGCCGCAAGAACTACCCACTTCGTAAGCGCCCATTGGTTCCTGAGAAGCCCAAGGCCTGCAAAGTGCTGCTGACTCGCCTGGAGAATGTGGCCGGTCCCCGGAGTGCAGATGAGGCTGATGAGCTACCGCCTGACCTGCCCAagccccccagcccagccccatccAGTGAGGACCCTGGCCTTGCCCAGCCCCGCAAGCGGCGCCTGGCCTCCCTCAATGCCGAAGCTCTCAATAACCTGCTGCTGGAGCGAGAGGACACCGGCAGCCTGGCCGGCACCCGCCGCAGCCGAGCGGGGGATCCCCACCGCAGCCGGGACCGGGACCGTGCTACTGGGGGCTGGTCCTCCTCCAAGAAGCGGCCCCGGCTGGGGGACCTTGGAGGAGGAAGTCGGGACCTGTCTCCAGAGCCAGCACCAGATGAAGGTCCCCGCCGAGATGGAGACCCAGCTCCCAAGAGACTGGCTAGCCTGAACGCAGCTGCTTTCCTAAAGCTGAGCCAGGAGCGGGAGCTACCCCTGCGTCTGCCTCGTGCCCATGCAGAAGTAGATGGGCGCTCCACTGAGCCCCCAGCACCCAAGGCCCCGAGGCCAAAGTGGCCCAAGGTCAATGGCAAGAACTATCCCAAGGCTTGGCAGGGGGCCAGCTCTGGGGAGGCTACAGGCCCACCCGGCTGGCAAGGCTGCCCTGATGAGTCATGGCCATCTACAACTCCTCGCGgaccatccatccagccatctcATCAGCCCCTGAGCAAGGCTCTGGAGAGCCCTTTGGGGCTGCGCCCTCACCTACCCCTGCTGATGGGTGGACAGGCGGCTCTGAAGCCAGAGCCTGGGCGCCCAGGCGAGGAGTCACCCGCCCCTAAGCAGGAACTGCATCAGCCCTCGTTCCCCACACCTCAGCTGTCTCCGCTGCCGATGCCTGGCAACCCCGCCGACTATAGTGGCCTATGTGTTGGGCCCGAGCTCACTGCACTAGGCAGCTTCTACCTGTACTGTGGCCAAGAGGGGCTGCAGTGTGGGGGCTACTCGCCCTGCCCCATGCTCCCTGAGGGCAAGCTATCCCCAGTGGCTGCACCTCAAGAAGAGGGGCTCCTCTTAGCCCCGAGCTCAGTGCCCTCAGGCACCCCTTTTCAGCACCCTCCCTGGGGCTCCTCTCGCTACTGCTCTAGTGAGGACACTGGAGTGAATGGCTACAGCATCTGCGGAGTGTTGCCCCTGTCTGTCACCCGCGCTGGCACTACCTGTGGCGGCTGCCCATACAAAATGCCTTTTGCAGCAG AAGGCTGCAGATCCCTGAGCCAGTTGGAATTTCCTCTCCCAGAAGCTGGCCACCCAGCCTCACCCGCCCACCCACTCCTGGGATGCCCTGTACCCAGTGTACCACCTGCAGCAGAGCCCGTCCCCCATCTTCAGACACCCACTTCGGAGCCTCAGACAGTAGCCCGTGCGTGCCCTCAGAGCGCCAAACCGCCCAGTGGTTCTAAGTCAGGTCTGCGCACGGGCTCCAGCTGCAGGCACACTGCAAGGAGCAAGGCAGCCCGCAGGCCCAGTCACCCCAAGCAGCCACGTGTCCAGCGCCCACGCCCTCGCCGCCGCCGTCGCCGCCGCACTAATGGCTGGGTACCTGTTGGGGCTGCCTGTGAGAAGGCCGTGTATGTCTTG AATGAAGTCTTTGCATCGCGACATCAGGACCAGAACAGTGTGGCCTGCATTGAGGAGAAGTGCTATGTGCTGACTTTTGCCGAGTACTGCAG GTTCTGTGCCATGGCCAAGCGCCGAGGCGAAGGCCTTCCCAGCCGAAAGACAGCACTGGTTCCCCCCTCTGCAGActactccaccccaccccaccgcACAGTGCCAGAGGACACGGACCCTGAGCTGGTGTTCCTTTGCCGCCATGTCTATGACTTCCGCCACGGGCGCATCCTTAAGAACCCCCAGTAG